Part of the Leptolyngbya sp. BL0902 genome, AATATAATGGAGGGGGATGATCGTTGCCATGGACAAGAGGCAGGGCCAGCCTAGCTGAAGGCAGGGGCTGAGATGACGAAGAATTGAAAAGATGCTGGCGACCTGGCACGTTCGGTAAACTTAGCCTATACCTTGAAGGAATATCGACAAAATCGTCCCCTTTGTGACTGTCAACACCTATGTCGGGCTCTGCCATTCCCCATGGGGCGACCCAGCCTAGCCAATCTGTCTGTACGTTCCCCTTTGCCGCTGCGTCGGATTCCTCTGTGGATTTACGGACGGCCCTAATTCGCGATCCCCTAGTGGTGTCTCCTGGCAGCACGGTGCTGGCGGCGGTGGTGCAGATGGGCCAGGTGGGGCGCTGCTGTGATTTAGCTGAACAAGGGCAAGGGCTCTCTGGTTTGCCGCAGCTAACCCCCTCAAGCTGCGTGGTGGTGGATGGAGATCGGCGCGTGGTGGGCATCATCACCGAGCGAGACGTGGTGAAACTGGGGGCACAACAGCAGCCGCTAGAGACCCTATTGGTGGAACAGGTGATGACGAAGCCTGTCATCACCATGGGGCAGTCGGAACTGACGGATCTCTTTTCGGTGGTGGGTCTGTTGCAGCAACATCACATCCGCCATTTGCCCATTGTGGATGAACACAATCGCCTCGTTGGGTTGTTGACCCACGACAGCCTGCGTCAGGTCACGCGCCCCATTGACCTGCTGCGGTTGCGGTCGGTTTCGGAGGTGATGAGTCGCGATGTTGTTTGTGCTGCCCCAGACGACACGCTCCTGCAGGTGGCGCAAACCATGGCCCACAACCGGGTGAGTTCGGTGGTGATCACGCTGCCCCAAAATGTAGGGTTAACGGTGCAACCCGTGGGCATTGTAACCGAGCGAGATATGGTGCAGTTCCAGGCTCTTGGGCTTGATTTAGCGGCCCATCGGGCGAAGGACATGATGAGCACCCCGGTGTTTACCGTGGGGCTGGAGGAATCCCTCTGGGCGGTGCAGCAAATCATGGGCCAGCACTGGATTCGGCGGGTGGCTGTGGTGGGGGATCGAGGGGAACTTTTGGGCATTGTGACCCAAAGCAGTTTACTCCAGGCTCTCAACCCCCTAGAGCTTTACAACCTAGCCGCTGTGCTCGAAGACAAGATGGCTCAGCTTGAGATGGAGCGGAATCAGCTCGCGGCCATCATTGGCTTTTCCCAGGATGCGATTATTAGCTTGGATTTAACTGGCACCATCACCAGTTGGAACCCCGCCGCCACCCAGGTCTACGGCTATGCCGCCGAGGCGATGTTGGGGAAATCGGTGATGCGTTTGATCCCACCCGATTTGCGGGCCGAGGCAGATCAGATCCTGCAACGCCTACAGGCGGGAGAAACCATTCCTCCCTACGAAACCCAGCGCCTGCACCAAGATGGCCACCGGATTGAGGTGGCCCTCACCCTGTCGCCTCTGTACAACCGAGACGGCCTTTTGGTAGGGGCTTCCAAAATTGTGCGGGACATCAGCGCCCGCAAGCGTCACGAGGCCGAACATCAACAGGCCAAGCAGGCGCTAAAAGCCAAAACCGAGGAGATAGATACCTTCTTTTCTGTGGCCCTCGACCTGCTCTGCATTGCCGATACCCAGGGCTACTTCCGGCGACTAAATCAGGGATGGACGAAGACACTGGGCTATGCCATCACGGAGTTGGAGGGGACGCGCTTCTTAGACTATATTCACCCCGAAGACCGGGCCGACACTGAGGCCCAAGTCGTCCGTCTGAGTAACCAGGAGGTGGTGACTGGCTTTATTAACCGAATGCGCTGCGTCGATGGCACCTATCGCTGGGTTGAGTGGCAGTCTGTTCCCGTCGGCAATTTAATCTACGCCGCCGCCCGCGATATTACCGACCGTCGATCCGCTGAAATGCGCCTTCGAGCCAGTGAGGCCCGCTATCGCAACGTGATTGAGACCACCCTGGAGGGGGTGTGGATCTTGGATGGCCAGGGCAAAACCACCTTTGTCAACCAACGCATGGCGGATATGCTGGGCTATGCCCCCGCCGAAATGGAAGGTCAAGCGTTTACAGATTTTATGGCAGCGGTCGATCAGGCCCAGGCCCAGGCCTACCTAGCCCAACGGCAGCAGGGCATTGCTGATCAGCATCCCTTCAAATTCAAATGCCGCGATGGTCGTCCCCTATGGGCGATTGTGTCGGCTACGGTGATGAAGGATGAGGGGGGACAGTTTATAGGCTGCGTCGGCCTGTTAACCGACATTACCCAACTGGTGCAAACCCAGGAGGCCCTACGCGCCTCAGAACTGCGCCTCAGCAGCGTGTTAGACAGTTCCCTCGATGGCATCATGGCCTTTCGCGCCGTGCGGGATGACCAGGGGCAGATCGTGGATTTTGAGTATACGATCAGCAATCCGGTGGCCTGCCAGGTGATGGGACGCTCCCAGACGGATCTCATCGGCCAGCGGATGTTGGAAATCATGCCAGGGCATCGCGATGAGGGCTTGTTTGACAGCTATGTGCAGGTGGTGGAAACGGGCCAGCCCAGCCACCGCGAGTTTTACTACAACCACGACGGCCTAGAATCTTGGTTCGAGCATGTGGCGGTGAAGCTGGAGGATGGCTTTGCCGTCACCTTCCGCGACATCACCAACCTCAAGCGCTCGGAACAAGCCCTACAACAGGCCAACCAAGAACTAGAGGCCCGCATCGCCGACCTCAACCAGCGCCACGCCGAGCAAGTTCTGCTCAGCGACCTGAGCGAATTTTTGCAGGTCTGCCTCACCGTGGAGGAAGCCTGTGCCGCCCTTGGGGGGTTAGTTGCGCCGCTGTTTCCCCACTGTTCCGGGGGGCTTTTCCTCAACCAAGACCACCAAGAGACCATGCACTGCGTCGCGCAATGGGGAGACCATGAATTTTCCCTAGAGCAATTTCCCGCCCGATCCTGCTGGGCCTTGCGCTGGGGCCATGCCCACCTCTGGAGCCCCGCCCAGCCCGGTCTG contains:
- a CDS encoding PAS domain S-box protein yields the protein MSGSAIPHGATQPSQSVCTFPFAAASDSSVDLRTALIRDPLVVSPGSTVLAAVVQMGQVGRCCDLAEQGQGLSGLPQLTPSSCVVVDGDRRVVGIITERDVVKLGAQQQPLETLLVEQVMTKPVITMGQSELTDLFSVVGLLQQHHIRHLPIVDEHNRLVGLLTHDSLRQVTRPIDLLRLRSVSEVMSRDVVCAAPDDTLLQVAQTMAHNRVSSVVITLPQNVGLTVQPVGIVTERDMVQFQALGLDLAAHRAKDMMSTPVFTVGLEESLWAVQQIMGQHWIRRVAVVGDRGELLGIVTQSSLLQALNPLELYNLAAVLEDKMAQLEMERNQLAAIIGFSQDAIISLDLTGTITSWNPAATQVYGYAAEAMLGKSVMRLIPPDLRAEADQILQRLQAGETIPPYETQRLHQDGHRIEVALTLSPLYNRDGLLVGASKIVRDISARKRHEAEHQQAKQALKAKTEEIDTFFSVALDLLCIADTQGYFRRLNQGWTKTLGYAITELEGTRFLDYIHPEDRADTEAQVVRLSNQEVVTGFINRMRCVDGTYRWVEWQSVPVGNLIYAAARDITDRRSAEMRLRASEARYRNVIETTLEGVWILDGQGKTTFVNQRMADMLGYAPAEMEGQAFTDFMAAVDQAQAQAYLAQRQQGIADQHPFKFKCRDGRPLWAIVSATVMKDEGGQFIGCVGLLTDITQLVQTQEALRASELRLSSVLDSSLDGIMAFRAVRDDQGQIVDFEYTISNPVACQVMGRSQTDLIGQRMLEIMPGHRDEGLFDSYVQVVETGQPSHREFYYNHDGLESWFEHVAVKLEDGFAVTFRDITNLKRSEQALQQANQELEARIADLNQRHAEQVLLSDLSEFLQVCLTVEEACAALGGLVAPLFPHCSGGLFLNQDHQETMHCVAQWGDHEFSLEQFPARSCWALRWGHAHLWSPAQPGLICAHVRQAHAPEDSPHLPVVHIPNQGLCVPLIAQGETLGILSLATDADSTLLEAKQHLARTVAEQIALALANLNLRATLHLQSIRDSLTGLFNRRYLEESLAQEMARALRHHRPLSVIMLDIDHFKRFNDTYGHEAGDYVLKTVSETLQSSVRSSDVVCRYGGEELTILLPDLALTLAKAKAERLRSSIENLCLVFKGKGLGPITASLGVASFPEHGTDGTTLVQTADAALYQAKAAGRNRVIVAS